CTAACCACGGTGCCCTCCTCAGGATAGATAATATCCAGCGGCTCTCCTTTGGCTTTAGCCTTGTAGGCCATATAATCTACTCCTGCTGCGACAATACTCTTAGCTCCTGTAATCACCGGATCAAGCGCCTCCTGGTTCGCTCCAGCCATGGCAACACCGTTCGCCTTGTAATTCTTGAACAGATCCCAGCCCTGCTCGCCGTTCACGCTGAGATAGCCTGTAATGAAATCCAGCGCCGAGCCTGACAGCGTCGGATCAGGAATATTGACGGCATCCTTCCACTCCGCACCTGCCAGCTCTGCCCAGCTCTTGGGCGGATTCGCTACCAGCTTCGTATTATAGACAATCCCCAGTGCTGATGCGCTTGAGCTGAAATAATTGCCTTCTGCATCCGACCAGTCCTGAATCAGCTTGTCCTTATTGGCCGCTTCCGGGTATGGCAGCGTCAGCCCCTCTGCCTTAAGAGCCTGTGCCGAAGGCAAGGAAGCCAGAATCACCACATCGGCCACCGGATTTGCCTTCTCCGCTTCCATCCGGGCCAGAATCTTGCCGGTCGTTCCCTGGAACATTTCCACCGTGAGGCCCGTCTTGGCCTTGAAGCCATTCACAATTTCGTCTGCCAGGCCCTGCGGGCCGGCGGAATACAGTACCAGCTTGCCGCTTAATGCAGCTTCTGTAGCTTGAGGAGTTGACGTAGCAGTGCCGGTTGTCTCCGGTGCAGCCGTTGTTCCAGCTTCACCCGCACTGGTGCTGTTGCCCGTACCGCAGCCCGCCAGACTCATACTCATCACAGCAGATAACAACAGCATTGCCCCTTGTTTACGCGGATTGTTCCATTTCATGATTATCATTCGCCCCTTTTAGGTTCTTCTTCATTTGAATTCATACGGCATATCCGCCGCGGTGAGACATAGAGCTGAACCCTTTCTCCTACAGGAATCCGGTTGTTCAGATAGGCTGTCCATATTCCGGCCCCCTCCACCTCCGCACGGATCTCATAACGCTCTCCGACATAACTGACACTCCGTACAATAGCGGAATAACACAGATCATCGCCCGCCGTGCGGCTCCATCCGATATGTTCAGGCCGCACCATCTCCTGCTCCGGCGTTAGCCAGTTCGACTTGCCGATGAACGAAGCGACGAACGGCTCTGACGGGGCCTCGTATACCGCTTCAGGAGTTCCTGTCTGCAATATCCGCCCGCTTTTCATAACTACAATCTCGTCGGACATCGACATCGCTTCGATCTGATCGTGGGTCACGTAGAGTGTAGTTAGACCCATGTCCCGGACCAGCGACATCATCTCCACCCTCATCTCTTCCCGGAGTACGGCATCCAGCGCGCTTAACGGCTCATCGAAGAGCACGACACCCGGACGGACAACTACCGCTCTGGCAAAAGCAACCCTCTGCTGCTGACCGCCCGACAGCTGATGCGGATACCGGTTCTCCATCCCCTGCAGCCGGACCATCTCCAGTGTCTCCAGTACCTTGCTCCGCAGCTGCGCACGCTGCCCTGAGGCCTTCAGCCCGAAGGCCACATTCTCATACACCGTCATATGCGGCCAGAGTGCAAAATCCTGGAACACCATCCCGAAATCCCGCTTGTGTACCGGAACATCGATCCGCTGCGCAGCGGAGAAATAACATTTCCCGTCAGCGTAAACTTCCCCGCCATCCGGGCGCTCAAGGCCCGCTAACATCCGCAGCAGCGTGGTTTTGCCGCATCCGGAAGGCCCCAGTAAGGTGGTGAACTTACCGTGCTTCAATTCCAGCCCGGCAGGCAGCAGCGCCGGTTGTCCGCCAAAGCTTTTATGAATCCCCTTAATCTCAATATTCATTTCGATCCCTGCCTGTCTTCTTGAGCTGTCCTCAGTCTAACGTCTGTATTCGCAGGTTGTTTATTTTTCATGTAAACATGTAATTAACTTTATATATGAATTCTGTTAACGTTCATAGATAAAATCTATGGTAGGGGATCTCCCACTAACGCTTAGAAGAGGTTAAACTATGAATCTGATGAAACTGCAAATCATTGAACTGATCGACCAGCTGCACCATATGACCAGCGTAGCTGAGGTGCTCGGGATCAAGCAGCCGACCGTAACCTTTCATATGAAGTCGCTTGAAGAAGAGTTTGGGGTCCGGCTGTTTGAAGCCCGCAGCGGCAAAACCTTTCTCACTGAGGCCGGAGCAGCGCTCCTTCATTATTCCGTGAAAATTAATGCGCTTGCCCGCGAGGCCCGCCGGGTAGCCGGCGAATTCGACACCCTCTACCGGGGAACGCTGCTGATTGGAGCCAGCTATGTACCTGCAACCTACCTGCTGCCTTCCATATTACATGCGTTCTCCCGGGAGTTCCCCGGCATCCGCATGGCTCT
This genomic interval from Paenibacillus sp. FSL H8-0332 contains the following:
- a CDS encoding ABC transporter substrate-binding protein → MIIMKWNNPRKQGAMLLLSAVMSMSLAGCGTGNSTSAGEAGTTAAPETTGTATSTPQATEAALSGKLVLYSAGPQGLADEIVNGFKAKTGLTVEMFQGTTGKILARMEAEKANPVADVVILASLPSAQALKAEGLTLPYPEAANKDKLIQDWSDAEGNYFSSSASALGIVYNTKLVANPPKSWAELAGAEWKDAVNIPDPTLSGSALDFITGYLSVNGEQGWDLFKNYKANGVAMAGANQEALDPVITGAKSIVAAGVDYMAYKAKAKGEPLDIIYPEEGTVVSPRPAAILKSSPNVSNAKAFIDYLLSDEAQQLVADAYLIPGREDIEASNRTNLKDIPQLKADWTWMSEHGNETASKFAEIYK
- a CDS encoding ABC transporter ATP-binding protein, with the protein product MNIEIKGIHKSFGGQPALLPAGLELKHGKFTTLLGPSGCGKTTLLRMLAGLERPDGGEVYADGKCYFSAAQRIDVPVHKRDFGMVFQDFALWPHMTVYENVAFGLKASGQRAQLRSKVLETLEMVRLQGMENRYPHQLSGGQQQRVAFARAVVVRPGVVLFDEPLSALDAVLREEMRVEMMSLVRDMGLTTLYVTHDQIEAMSMSDEIVVMKSGRILQTGTPEAVYEAPSEPFVASFIGKSNWLTPEQEMVRPEHIGWSRTAGDDLCYSAIVRSVSYVGERYEIRAEVEGAGIWTAYLNNRIPVGERVQLYVSPRRICRMNSNEEEPKRGE